The genomic stretch ACCTGGTTTATTTCCGTCAAAACGATAGTGGTGATTTTGATCCTTTTGTGCTGGGGGAATCTATTGACGGAAACTGGCTGACCATGACAAGTGGGGACGTAGATGGTGATGGGGATATAGATGTAGTTGTAGGGTCATTTGACTTTAATGACCTGTATAAAGGAGCCAATGAACCATGGAAACCTATTTTGTTTTTGGAGAATAAAATGGATTGATTTTGAGTAAATCTGGTTAATAGAAATATAGTATCGGGTATTTCTTTTTATTGAATTATAATTTTTTATTGTGGGTTATTATCGGTAATTTATTCGTTCATCCTTTTAATTTTTAACCTATGGTAAAAAGTTTTCAAGGGGTAAGAATGGCAGAACCCAAAAAAGCCCCGATTCCTCAGATTCTAGTCAAAGAGTACATGAGTACAAATTTGATCACTTTCAAGCCAGATGATACCATTGATCAGGTGATGGAGGTGTTTAGTAAGCGTAAGATTTCAGGTGCGCCGGTGGTAGATGCGTCTGGAGCATTGATAGGGATTATTTCGGAAGTGGATTGCCTCAAAGAAATTATCAAAGGTAAATATACCAACACCCCGAAGTTTCCTGGCAAAGTGAGTGAACACATGACTACAGATGTAATTACACTTTCTCCTGATTTATCAATTTTTGATGCCGCTTCACAGTTTTTAGAGCATAAAATCAGAAGGTTTCCAGTGATGAAAGATGGAAGACTTTTGGGACAGATCAGTCTGAGTGATATCATTCGGGCTTTTCCTACCTTGCGGCAAACCACTTGGTAGAAGTGAGTCGGAAAAAAGGAATGCCCTCAAAAGGAGAATAACCTTTTGGGGGCATTTTTTGGTGATTTAACCGCTGTGAGTAACCATATGGCCGAAAGCCTAGGTACTGCAGTTCGGATTTCTGAAAAGAGCTGAAAGCCTTTAATTCCTTAGTCCTGCCTGACTGGGGCTGAGTAATAGGAATAATTCCTAAATCCCCAAAAGCTCTGAGAGAGGGAAATCAGAGCGCCTCAACATTATGCTCAGGGAAACTCCCATGTCATCCTTATTTGGAGCCTTCTATCGCTCGCTCCACATCCAGTATAATATCTTCGTAGTGCTCCAGGCCTACAGATAATCTTACCAGTCCATCAGATATCCCTACCTGGGCTCTTTCCTCTACCGATAATTTGCTATGTGTAGTGGAGGCTGGGTGGGTAACTATACTACGGCTATCCCCTAGATTGGCTGTGATAGAGATCATCTGAAGCTTATCTATAAAGCGTTGGGCGCGTTGGACTCCACCTTTCAAATCAACCGTGATTACTCCTCCACCCTGGCTCATTTGCTTTTTGGCGATTTCATACTGAGGGTGGGATTTTAAGAAAGGATATTTGACAGCTAGCAATTCTGGGTTGCCCTCAAAGTACTCTGCCACTTTTAAGGCATTACTGCAATGCCTATCCATTCTTAAACCTAAAGTCTCCATGCTTTTTGCAAGTATCCAGGCATTGAAGGGTGAAATGGCAGGCCCTGTATGTCTTGCGAAAAAATGTACCTCTTTCATTAAATCAGCTTTTCCCAGAATCAGGCCACCTAGAACTCTTCCTTGTCCATCTATATATTTGGTAGCGCTGTGTGTCACGATATGGGCACCCCATTTGGCGGGCTGCTGTAGGTAAGGAGAAGCAAAGCAATTATCTACAACCAAAATCAGATTATGTGCTGCTGCAAATTTCCCCGCCCATTCCAAGTCAATGATTTCCAGTCCTGGATTGGAAGGGGTTTCGATGAAGAGCATTTTGGTGTTGGGCTGAAGTAGCTTTTCCCAATTCAGATAATCTGAAATGTCCCCGTACGTCGAACTGATGCCCCACTTAGGAAAAACTCTTGTCAATAACTGATGGGTAGAGCCAAAAAGAGATCTTGCGGCAAGAACATGGTCTCCTTGCTGAAGCAAAGCGGCAATGCTGCCAAACATGGCCGCCATACCTGAGGCTGTCGCAAATCCGTCTTCAGTACCTTCGGCAGCGCAGACCTTTTCTATCAGGTCGCTGGAGTTGGGATTGGCGTATCGGGAGTAAATATTTCCTTCTATCTCATCGGCAAAAATTGCCCTGGCTTCTTCTGCGGAATCAAAGGTGAAGCTTGAGGTAAGATAGATCGGTGCGGAGTGTTCGCGCTGACTGGATTTGGAGGGGGAAATTCGTACTGAATTCGTTTCGAAGTGCTTACTCATTTATTGATCAGTTAGATATTGGACAATACTAATCAAGCAGATTTGAGAAAATCAAACCCAGAGGCGGAAAATGAACTAAAAAAGGGATTATGTGTGAAGTAAGCCAATCTATAGTTCCCGCATGGGGTAGGATTTGGCACCGTTCTCCGTTTCGGGATGGTTGCCAGAGGGTCATAGAGCCTA from Algoriphagus sp. NG3 encodes the following:
- a CDS encoding CBS domain-containing protein, whose protein sequence is MVKSFQGVRMAEPKKAPIPQILVKEYMSTNLITFKPDDTIDQVMEVFSKRKISGAPVVDASGALIGIISEVDCLKEIIKGKYTNTPKFPGKVSEHMTTDVITLSPDLSIFDAASQFLEHKIRRFPVMKDGRLLGQISLSDIIRAFPTLRQTTW
- a CDS encoding trans-sulfuration enzyme family protein, whose translation is MSKHFETNSVRISPSKSSQREHSAPIYLTSSFTFDSAEEARAIFADEIEGNIYSRYANPNSSDLIEKVCAAEGTEDGFATASGMAAMFGSIAALLQQGDHVLAARSLFGSTHQLLTRVFPKWGISSTYGDISDYLNWEKLLQPNTKMLFIETPSNPGLEIIDLEWAGKFAAAHNLILVVDNCFASPYLQQPAKWGAHIVTHSATKYIDGQGRVLGGLILGKADLMKEVHFFARHTGPAISPFNAWILAKSMETLGLRMDRHCSNALKVAEYFEGNPELLAVKYPFLKSHPQYEIAKKQMSQGGGVITVDLKGGVQRAQRFIDKLQMISITANLGDSRSIVTHPASTTHSKLSVEERAQVGISDGLVRLSVGLEHYEDIILDVERAIEGSK